The Breoghania sp. L-A4 sequence GCGCGGTCCGTAGGCATTTACATCTCGTTAATTCCTCTCATGCAGTTATTGGCGATCCTCCCAGAAGGGAGTTGTCGTTAATTCCAAGAAGGAATTCAGTTATGTCAGATATCACCCTCTCGGCTGGCGTACGCCAGAATCTGCTCTCGCTGCAGAACACCGCCGATTTGATGGGCACCACCCAGAACCGTCTCGCCACCGGCAAGAAGGTCAACTCGGCCCTCGACAACCCGACCAACTTCTTCACGGCGTCTTCCTTGCAGTCGCGTTCCAACGACCTGTCGCAGCTGATGGACGGCATGTCCAACGGCATCAAGACGCTGGAAGCGGCTGACAACGGCCTGACCTCGATCACCAAGACGCTGGAGTCGATGAAGTCGACCCTCAGCCAGGCCCGCCAGGACAAGTCCTTCGAGACCTCGTCCTTCACGATCGATTCCGCGACGATCGGCACGGCGACCGCTGAAACCCTGTCGATCTCCGGTGGCGCCGTCGGCACCACGCCGGTCGATGTGGCTCTGAACACGGCCGATGTCGCGGCCACGGCGGCCACGCTCACCGGCGCCGGCGGCACGGATCTGTCGGTTGCAGATCCTGATCTGAGCGCCCTCGCTGGCGAAACCCTGACCCTGTCTGACGGGACCAACACCGTCGCCTACACCTTCACCGGCTCGGCTACGGGTCAGAAGGCCGCTCTGGAAAGTGCTCTCAGCGCCAGTGGCTTCACCACCGCCGGCACCGCGGGTGGTCTTGACGTCAGCCGTGCGGACGGCGCCAATGTGACCGTCACGACAACCAACGCCTCGGTCGATGCCGTGATCGGCCTTGCCAACAACGACGTCAGCACCGACGGTGTGGTCGCGACGACCGGTACGGTGAAGACGGTGGACGAACTCGTCACCGCGATCAACGCCAACACCAGCCTCTCGGGCGCTGTGCGAGCGTCGAACGACAACGGCAAGCTGCGCATCGAGAACCAGTCGACGCAGGATCTCACGCTCACGGGTACTGGTACCGGTGGTATTGACGGCAGCGCCGGCACCAGCACCATCGACGGAAACTCCGTGCGTGCCGATCTGTCGACGCAGTTCAACGAGCTGCGCGATCAGCTCGACAAGCTGTCGGATGATGCCTCCTTCAACGGTATCAACCTGCTGCGCGGCGACAACCTGAAGCTGACCTTCAACGAAACCAGCACGTCGACCATCGACATTCAGACGAAGAATGGCGAGACGGTCAACTCGGCGACGCTGGGCATCAGCGACATCGAAGCTGTCGATCTGGACAGCGACGCCAACATCGACAGTCTGGTCTCGGGCGTGAAGGAAGCGCTTAACTCGGTCCGGTCGCAGTCGTCCGCGTTCGGTTCGAACCTGTCGATCGTGGAGAACCGTCAGGACTTCACGAAGATGATGATGAACACGCTGCAGACCGGCGCCGACAATCTGGTGCTGGCCGACGGCAACGAGGAAGCAGCCAACATGCTGGCTCTGCAGACCCGTCAGCAGCTGTCCTCGACGGCCCTGTCGCTCGCTTCGCAGGCCGATCAGGCTCCGCTGCGTCTCTTCTAATCGTCGCAGCATCTCAAGAAAATCGAACGGCGGGGCCACTGGCTCCGCCGTTTTTTTGTGCCCGATTTCCCCACCTACAACACTTATTTTCCCGGGCGTAGTCCCGATCCCCGCATCAAATCTGTCTTGCGCCCTGTCCAACGCCCGTTGCGCAAATGCTTGCGCGCGAGCGGCACGCAAACCTGCTCAGCGCAAAGGTCCTCCATCAGAACGACAAGCATCCGAGGCGGCTTTTACGGCCAATACTGCCAAGTGTAATTCCGTCAAGACGCGGTTTCACTTGGTATTAATAAACTGCTAACGTTCCTGATCACACGAATCGCCAGCTCTGCAAAAGGAGCCCGATTCATCCCCAGACCGGGAACGCAACATGTCTGATATCACCCTCTCCGCCGGCGTCCGCCAAAACCTTCTTTCGCTGCAAAAGACAGCGGATCTGATGGCCACGACCCAGAATCGCCTGGCCACCGGCAAGAAGGTGAACACGGCGCTCGACAACGCGACGAATTTTTTCACGGCCTCTTCACTGCAAGCGCGTTCGAACGAGCTGTCCGCGCTGATGGACGGCATGTCCAACGGCGTCAAGACGCTGGAGGCGGCCGACAACGGCCTGACCTCGATCACCAAGACGCTGGAATCCATGCAGTCGACCCTGCGCCAGGCGCGTCAGGACAAGACGTTCCAGACATCCACCTACACTCTCGGCCTCGGCGCCACACCGGCCGGCACGGAAATGCTGTCGTTCTCGGGTGGCTCGGTTGGCACGACGGCTGTCGACGTCGACCTGACGACGAACACCGCCGCGGCCGCCACCACGGCCTCGACCGCGACCGGGCTGACCGGAGGCACGACGCTGGCCGCCGCGGGCTTCGCCAACGGCGAAACCCTGATCATCGGCGATGGCACGGACACGGTGACCTACACCGTGGGCACCGCCGCGACGGAGGATCTGGACGACCTGATCAGCGCGATCAACCTTGATGCCAATGTCGACGTCACAGCCTCGATCGATCCGACGACGGGCGCCTTCACCCTGACCGCCGACGACAACACCCAGGCGATCACCGTCGGTGGCACCGGCGCGATCGCCGGCCTGGCGGCGCAGGGCGTGCCGGCGGCCGTCAACGAGGCGTTGACCGTCGACCAGATCGTCGCGTCGATCAACAGCGACGTGGACCTCAAGGGCAAGGTCCGCGCGACCAACGACAGCGGCAGCCTGCGCATCGAGAACCAGTCGACTCAGGAACTGACCGTCACCGGCGTCACAACCACCGGCACGATTGATGGTGACACCGGCACATCGGCGATCGGCGGCAACACCATTCGCGCCGAATTGGCCACACAGTTCAATGAGTTGCGAGATCAGCTCGACAAGCTGTCGGATGACGCGTCCTACAATGGCGTCAACCTGCTGCGTGGCGACCTGCTGCGCCTGACGTTCAACGAGACCGACACCTCGACCATCGACATTCAGACCAAGAACGCCGAAGCGCTGAACTCCGCCTATCTGAACCTCGGCGACATCGTCGCCCAGGATCTCGACAGCGACAACGATATCGATGCGCTCATCTCCACGGTCAAAGCGGGGCTGAACACGGTTCGGTCGCAGTCCTCCGCCTTCGGTTCGAACCTGTCGATCGTCGAGAACCGGCGCGATTTCACCAAGGCGATGATGAACACGCTGCAAACCGGCGCCGACAACCTGGTGCTGGCCGACGGCAACGAGGAGGCGGCCAACATGCTGGCACTTCAGACCCGTCAGCAACTGTCCTCGACCGCCCTGTCACTGGCCTCGCAGGCCGATCAGGCTCCGCTGCAGCTGTTCTAGCTCCCTTTCCGGCCGGGTACGCGAATATCCGGCCGGAAACGCTACGGGCGCGACGACTTGCCTGATGGCGCCGGTTACATATTCTCCCGACCGTTTCACGGCGACTGTCTGGCGGCGCATCCGGTGTGCCGTTCACCGCGCCTCATTTCCTCAGTTTTCCCGCGCATCAAATCAACAACACATTGAATTCGGCGCGCTTATCGCAACGAAACGACACCAGCATGCCGGTTTCGCACTGGTAGTTCTACGTCAACCTGATAAGCTTGCCACCGATGGTGCCAGCGCGCTGTATTGTTCCGGCACGGATCGTCAACACAGCTTCAATCAATAACCGCGATACCGGTCACCATGGCTCTGAAAATCGAATTAAAACCCGGCGAACGCTTTATACTGGGATCCAGCGTTATTACGAATGGAGATCACAGGACGCGCCTGTTTATATCAGGCGACGCACCGATCCTGCGTGAGAAGGACATCCTGACCAAGGAGACGGCCGATACGCCGGCCAAACGCATATACCTTGTCGTCCAGCTCATATACCTGGATCAGGATTCACGTCCACATCAGGATCTCTATTTCGATCTTGTCGATGACTTTCTCAAGGCGGCGCCGAGCTCTTTCCCGCTTATCGACACCATCAATAACAAGATCTTAACGGGTTCGCTCTATCATGCTCTTAAAGATGCGAAGATGCTGATAGACTATGAGCAGGAGTTGATCGGGCATGCACAATCAGGCGGCAACGGCTTACCAAAGAATGAGCCAGGTCGCAGTCAGTCCCCGGGACCTGGAGGCAACCCTGCTGATGAAAGCGGCGGCTCAGCTCCAGACACTAAAGGATGACTGGGACAACGCTTCGTCGGAGCTGATCCATGAGCGTCTGACCTATAATCGCCGTCTGTGGGTTTTCTTTCTTGCCGCCATCAAGGAAGAGGGCAACCCGCTCCCTGAGGCGATCAAGAACAACATTCTCAGCCTTGGCGTGTTCATCCTCAACCACACGATCGACACGGAATTGAAGCCGACTCCAGAACGGCTGACCGTGCTTATCACCATCAACCGCAATATCGCGGAAGGCCTGCGCAACCAGGGATAGCAGCGCGGCCGCCCGCGGCCACCTGCTTCTCGTTGCACAACGAAGAACGCGCCGGGAGCGATCCACGGCGCGTTTTGCATTTCAAGTATCCTGGATGCTTCCGCGGCCCTGCGTCCCCGCCGTCAGATATAGTCGGCGAGCGTCAGATTGTAGAGGATGGACGTGGCCCGGTAGCTGGCTTCCATCATGGTCTGCAACTGCAACACCTGCGCCGCAACCGTTTCCAGATCCACGCCCTCGATATCCTGCACCGCACCGGCAAGCGAGGCCTGGGTCGTGGTGTGGCGCTCATCCACACGTTGCACCGCCACATAGGTTGTGGCCATCTCCATGTTGAGGCGCTGGATCGCGGAGGCACGCCCATCGGTGTCCGTCAGTTCGCTGCGAGAACGCTGCGCCATCGCGGTATAGAAACCGTGATCCGCCTCACTATCGGCGGAAAAGTCGGCCGCCTGGAATACCGCCATCGCCTGGATGATCTCGCGGATACCCTCCTCGTTGGCACGCGCGCCATAGGAGATATTGAAAGACTGGTCGATGGTCGCGATCGCGTCGTCGCGCGGATTGGTCGCGGAATTATCGCCCACGTACCAGGCCACGGTGTCGGCGGTGCCGTCGCGCTCGGCCGTGGCGTTGGCAAAATCTGGCGGCGGGCCGCCGCCGTCGACGCGCTGGATCGGGTTGCCCTGAAAGGTGTCGAAGAAGCGGTCGCCGGCACGGCTGTGCGACGCGGCCTTGAGGTTCGTTCGCGCGTCCTCGCCGAGCGCGAGATCGAGCGCATCGAGAAAATTCTGCGCAGTGTCGTCCGGCGTTGCGCCCAGCTCGAAGCCGTTCTGCTCGCCGGCCTCCGCCGCCACATGCAACTCGATCACCGATTGCGATCCATCGGGCAGGTCCAGGTAGATCTTGATGCTCTCACCGACCGCCGGCTGCCCGGTGAAATCGAACGCTTGATCCGCCGGAGGGCCGGCGTTGTAGGTAACGGTGACGTTGCTCAGTCCCGCTGCACCGCTGGTATCCTCGACGATCTTGTAGCCGAACGGATGGGTTCCGTCCTCGGCGAGCGACACGGTGCCGGCGGCGCGCCCACTGGTCAAACGGCCGTTCTCCAGCGTGCCCAGATCGGCCTGCAGATATTCGTCCATGACCTGCTGCAGCCCGGCCTGCGTCGCCGTCCCGCCCATCATGGTCTCGTAGGAGACGACCGGCGCGGTATCGACGTCCTTGCCGGAAAACAGTTGCCGTCCGCCCACGTCCGCGTTCGCCAATGCGATCATTTCGATGAGCGATACCTTCGCGGACGTCTGGCTGTTGGTGCTGCCGTCGGTCTGCTGCACGAAGTTGTTGGGATCGATCGCGGCGCGCGCCTCGCTGCGGATTTCTCCCATGCGACCGACCGTCTGGTCCAGCACGGACATGCGCAGGGTGACCAGATCGATGGTGCGCTGATGGGTTCCCACCTCGCCGATGCGCTGCTTCAAGGACAGATCGAGACTGCGCGTGCTGCCAAGCTCTCCGTAAGTGGTGGAGTTCTTCTGGGTTGCCAGCTGGCGCTGCAGATCATCGAACTTCGCGCGCATGCTCGTCAGCTGGGTGACCAGCGACGCATCCTTGAAAAAGACCGTTGATACAGACATACCCTACCTCACACTCTCATCAGGACGTCGAACATTTCCTGCACAATCGTCATCACCCGCGCGTTGGCGGAATAGGCGTTCTGCAACTCGATCAGCCGGGCGAGTTCTTCGTCGATATTCACTTCAGAGGACGCATCCAGCCGGTCGCGCAGGTTGTTGCTGACCACTTCCTGGCCCGCCCGTGATGTTTCGATGCCCGCGGACAGCGCGCCCTGATGCGCGATCATTTCGGTCAGATAGTCGACCACCGAGCCGTTGAACGGCGCCGTCTTGGTGCCGATCCCGGACGCGCTGTCGAACTGGAACGCCGTCTTCGTCAGGGCGTCGTAAAGCGCCTGGGGCCGGGTCGGATCGCCCGACAGCGTCTCGGGAGACGTCTCGTAGATCACCAGTCGCGAGGAATCTTCCGCCAGCGCCCGGTTGACCGTGATTCGGCCCGCGTAGCCGATTTTCTGATCTCGGCCGTCGAGCGCGTTCGTATAGCTCTGGTTCGTCACCCCATCCGTGAACAGGGGCAGCGCAGTACCCTCCCCCGTCAATCCGGTCGCGGTAACGTTGGCGCTCAGGCCGGTCACGCTGGTCGCCGTGCCGCCGTCGTCGAGGATGCGGATGACATCACCGCCCTCGTCGCTGACGGTGAAGGTGCCGCCGAGCGCTGTCTGGATCTGCGCCACGATGGACGCGGTGTCAGCCGTGCCCGCCGTGAAATCAATGCCGAACACCGTGTCCGACGGGTTCGCCGTGGCCGAATTGGCGAGCGGCAGCTGCGAGGGGTCGTCGACGCGCACGAAACTGACCGTGCGGCTCTCACCGGAGCCGACATCGGTGTAGGTCAGCGTCGCGACGTTGCCCTTCTCGAGCTGATTGTAGAGATCGATGTCAAAACCGGCGGGCGCCGGGTTGGGTCCTCCGGCCGCGGTGCCGGGAACCGTATAATTGGACAGTGCGAGCGACAGCTGGCTCGCGATCTCGTCAAGCTGGTTTTGCGCAGTCACGAGATAGTCGTCGCGCATCGCCAGATAAGCGCCGAGCTCGCCCGATCCGATGCCGTTGGTGGAAATCAGATCTGTCGTCGAGCCGCCCGCCGCCACAAGCGTCAGCGTCCCGACCCCGCGCAACGCCGGATCGGCGTCCCACTGGGACTCCGCCGATATCGTGGCGCGCTTGTCGAAGCGCAGATCGGAGGCATAGACGTCCAGCAGCAGGATGCCGTTGGTCGTGTGCAACCGCACCGAACCGTTTTCGGCTTCCTTGATATTCAGATCGACGAGCCCGGAGAGCTCATCCAGGTACCGGTCGCGCTGATCGAGAAGATCGGTTGCCGAGAAGCCGCCCGCCTTCTGCAGGACGATCTCCTGATCGATCGCGCCGACGTTCTTGACCAGTTCGTTGATCCGGTCGACCGTATCGCTGATACCGGTTTCCGCATCCTGGCGCATCCTCTGGATGGTGGCCGTGGCGCTGTTGAGTTCGGATGCCAGCGCCTTGGCGTTCTGCATCGTGGTCAGGCGGATGGTGAAGTCTTCAGGGCTCGACGCCAGATCGGCAAGGCTGCCCACAAAGTCCGACATCACCTGGGTCAGCGAGCCAGGGTCGTTGAGACTGCCCACCAGCTCGTCGACGCGCGACGAATAAGAGGCCATCAGGTTGATGAACTCCATGTCGGCCTGGCTGGTGCGGTATTGCGCCTGCACCTGCTCGTCGAGGCTGCGGTTCACCTGATCGCCGACCACGCCGATGACCTGGCCGTCGTTGCCATAGTAGACGGAAGCGGTGACGCTCTTCTTGGTGTAGCCAACCGTGTCGGCGCTGGCGATGTTCGCTGCGGTGACGTCAAGCTGGCGCTGGTTGAATGCCAGGCCGTACAGAGCGGTATTGAGCGCGGAACTCAGACCCATGACATCAACCCTACTTGTTTACCCATCTGACGTGCGCCCCGCCGCCGAGATGAAAGCCGGCGGCGGGGCAAAGGGTCCTATCGGACCATGTTGAGCGCTTCTTGAAGCATCTCATCGCCGCTGGTCACGATCCGGGTGTTCGCCGAATAGGCCTGCTGGGTGATGATCAACTTGGAGAACTCATCCGCGATATCGGTGTTGGACGCCTCAAGGGCGTTGCCCTCCACCGATCCGGTCGCGCTGAACAACGGCACGCCGGAGTCCGTCGTCTGCGCGAAGGCACCACCTTCAAGCCGCGCGAGACGCCCATCGGCGTTGAACGAGGCGATCGGGATCTCATAGAGCGCGCGGGTCTGGCCGTTGTTGTAGGTGGCCACGATCCGGCCGTTGCCGCTGATCTTCACGCCGGTCTGATCGCCAGTCGAGAAACCGTTCTGGTTCAACGTGTTGACCGTCACTCGACCATTGGGATCATAGGTCTGCGTCAGACCGCCGGAGCCGAAGTTGAAATTGACGTCGCCGACAACCGCACCGTTCACCGTCACATTGGAGAGCGTGATGCTTGTCGTGGCGGGTACCGCCAACGACCCATTGCCGTTGAACTGGAACTCACCCACGTTGGTGTAGCGCGCATTCGCGCCCGTCGCGTCCGCGTCGGTGAGATAGTAGAGGTTCCAGGTGTCGAGGGTCGCCGGGGGACCCGCCGTGGGATCAGCGTTTTCGGTCTTGGCCCAGCGCAACTGGACGTTCACCGGAGAACCGTTGTCGTTGTAGATCGTGATGGCTTCGCCAGCGACGGAAGAGGCAAGGAAGTCGCTCTCGGTCGCCGCCGTGATGTCAGCGCCCGGGGTACCGACCAGCAGTTCGGAGCCCGGATCGGCAGGATCCGCGTTGGTCGTCAACGGATAGGTCGCGATCTTCGCGCGATACTGAATCTCGGTGGTCGCGGTGGCCGGAAGAATGTCGTTCTGGATCTGGATCAGCTCCGGCACGCTGCCCGACGGGTTGCCCGTCGTCGCATCGATGGCGTTGCCGAACAGATAGTATCCGGCGCCGTTCACGAGAAAGCCTTCCTCATCGAACTGGAAGTCGCCACGGCGCGTGTACACGTTATCACCGGAGAAGATCGACCGGCCGTCGCTCTCGCCCACCTTCTGCTGCACGACGAAATAGCCGTCGCCGTTGATCGCCATGAAGGTGTCGATGTCGGAGCGCTGGATATCGCCGGCGATATCATTGGTGGCGCGCGAGTTCGCCAGCACCGTGCCGGCAATCTGCGTGGTCTGGTCCGTACCGCCGCTGGCAACCAGATCGGCGAAGCTCGTATCGAGCCGCTTGTAACCAATGGTCTGTGAGTTCGCGATATTGCCGGAAATATTCTCGAGTGCGTAGGACTGAGATTTCAAACCGGAAATCGCCGCATTGATGGCCCCGTAGATTCCCATCGACTTCTCCTAAAGTTGGTACGGAACGCGCAGCCGTGTCCGCAGTGAGCTGTCCTTCAATTGGCAAACAGCGTGCCAATCCCAACGAAGGAGATAAAACGCAATGGAATCAATAAACTCTCAGGATGGAAAGGGCGGGAGACACAGCGGGCGAATGGCAATTCGTGCCGCCCGCGGCAAAGTTTGCCGGATGCGGCGACGGTCCTTGCCGAGCCATTCACGCATCGCGATGCCAGCTGGCGAACCGAGTCCACCCGCAGAGGGTGCCTGAATGCGGTGGAAGTGGCGCCGATGTGATGTGAGCCGTGCGTTGTGTCAATCAGGTCATGCTCCTTGAACGATTTTTGCTCTAGGATCAGGCGCGAAATATCAAAGAGGATCCCCGCGCCATGCGTTTTGAAGGCACTGCCGACTACATCGCCACCGAAGATCTGCGTGTGGCGGTGAATGCCGCCATCACCCTGGAGCGGCCTCTGCTGATCAAGGGCGAACCGGGCACCGGCAAGACGGTTCTGGCGAACGAGGTCGCCAAGACGCTGAACGCGCCCCTGATCGAATGGCACATCAAGTCGACCACCAAGGCGCAGCAGGGCCTGTACGAATACGATGCGGTCTCGCGCCTGCGCGACAGTCAGCTTGGCGACGAACGCGTGCACGACATCGCCAACTACATCAAGCGCGGCAAGCTTTGGGAAGCCTTCTCATCCGACGACCGTCCGGTCCTGCTGATCGACGAGATCGACAAGGCCGACATCGAGTTCCCCAACGACCTCCTGCTGGAACTCGACCGCATGGAATTCCATGTCTACGAGACCGGACAGACCATCAGGGCGGAACGGCGACCGCTGGTGATCATCACGTCCAACAATGAAAAGGACCTGCCCGACGCCTTCCTGCGCCGCTGCTTCTTCCACTACATCAAGTTTCCCGATGCGGACACGATGCGTGAAATCGTCGACGTCCACTACCCCGGCATCAAGGGCATGCTGCTGCGCGAGGCGCTGCAGATCTTCTACGACGTGCGCGATGTGCCGGGCCTGAAGAAGAAGCCCTCGACGTCCGAGCTGCTGGACTGGATCAAGCTGCTGATGAATGAGGATATCGATGCGGCGACGCTGAAGGAACGCGATCCCACCAAACTGATACCGCCGCTGCATGGCGCGTTGCTCAAGAACGAACAGGATGTGCATCTGTTCGAGCGCCTGGCCTTCATGGCGCGCCGCGAAAGCCGCTGACCGCCATGGCCGGACAACCGCGCGCGTTCCTCGTCGCCACAGTCCTCGCGCTGCTCGCGGCATGTCTGATGCCGAAACCTTCGCACGCGGTCAGTGGCTGGCGTGACGAGGCGGCGGGCCTGGTGCACTTCAGTGGACTTCGCTGCCCCAACCGGATCGCATCGCTGACGCGGACGGACACCACCAGCGCGTTCGGCGACATGCTGGCCAGTTGCACCTATCAGTCCGCCGACATCCACGCCGTGATCGGGATTATGGAACCAAACGCCGTCGTGCGGGCGCTTCACACTCTCGAACAAAACTATCTGTCGAGCGGTTTCCCGCTTGTACAGGGCGAGGCAGCCTCTTCAATCGGCCTGACTTTCGCCGTCGGGCGCATCGGGTCGCGCGAACTGCTCGAAACCATGTGGCCCATACGGGTCGGTGGTAACGATCACATCCTGTGGGTCAGCCACCGCCACGAGGTCGACCGCCAGGAGGTCGACACCTTGTACGACGCCGTCGTCCAGATGCTGCGTGCCGCGCAGGCGACCCGCTAGCGCGTTTCAGACCGACACGCGCGCCCGGACATGCGCATCGACATGCGGATAATCGATCGTGCCCTGCACAAGCGCAGGCGACGGCCGGCCGAGGAAATAGCCCTGAAACAGATCGAACCCGGCATCAAGGGCGATGCGCAATTCTTGCTCGGTTTCGATACCCTCGCAGCTGA is a genomic window containing:
- a CDS encoding flagellar hook-basal body complex protein; amino-acid sequence: MGIYGAINAAISGLKSQSYALENISGNIANSQTIGYKRLDTSFADLVASGGTDQTTQIAGTVLANSRATNDIAGDIQRSDIDTFMAINGDGYFVVQQKVGESDGRSIFSGDNVYTRRGDFQFDEEGFLVNGAGYYLFGNAIDATTGNPSGSVPELIQIQNDILPATATTEIQYRAKIATYPLTTNADPADPGSELLVGTPGADITAATESDFLASSVAGEAITIYNDNGSPVNVQLRWAKTENADPTAGPPATLDTWNLYYLTDADATGANARYTNVGEFQFNGNGSLAVPATTSITLSNVTVNGAVVGDVNFNFGSGGLTQTYDPNGRVTVNTLNQNGFSTGDQTGVKISGNGRIVATYNNGQTRALYEIPIASFNADGRLARLEGGAFAQTTDSGVPLFSATGSVEGNALEASNTDIADEFSKLIITQQAYSANTRIVTSGDEMLQEALNMVR
- a CDS encoding flagellin gives rise to the protein MSDITLSAGVRQNLLSLQNTADLMGTTQNRLATGKKVNSALDNPTNFFTASSLQSRSNDLSQLMDGMSNGIKTLEAADNGLTSITKTLESMKSTLSQARQDKSFETSSFTIDSATIGTATAETLSISGGAVGTTPVDVALNTADVAATAATLTGAGGTDLSVADPDLSALAGETLTLSDGTNTVAYTFTGSATGQKAALESALSASGFTTAGTAGGLDVSRADGANVTVTTTNASVDAVIGLANNDVSTDGVVATTGTVKTVDELVTAINANTSLSGAVRASNDNGKLRIENQSTQDLTLTGTGTGGIDGSAGTSTIDGNSVRADLSTQFNELRDQLDKLSDDASFNGINLLRGDNLKLTFNETSTSTIDIQTKNGETVNSATLGISDIEAVDLDSDANIDSLVSGVKEALNSVRSQSSAFGSNLSIVENRQDFTKMMMNTLQTGADNLVLADGNEEAANMLALQTRQQLSSTALSLASQADQAPLRLF
- a CDS encoding MoxR family ATPase → MRFEGTADYIATEDLRVAVNAAITLERPLLIKGEPGTGKTVLANEVAKTLNAPLIEWHIKSTTKAQQGLYEYDAVSRLRDSQLGDERVHDIANYIKRGKLWEAFSSDDRPVLLIDEIDKADIEFPNDLLLELDRMEFHVYETGQTIRAERRPLVIITSNNEKDLPDAFLRRCFFHYIKFPDADTMREIVDVHYPGIKGMLLREALQIFYDVRDVPGLKKKPSTSELLDWIKLLMNEDIDAATLKERDPTKLIPPLHGALLKNEQDVHLFERLAFMARRESR
- the flaF gene encoding flagellar biosynthesis regulator FlaF; translation: MSQVAVSPRDLEATLLMKAAAQLQTLKDDWDNASSELIHERLTYNRRLWVFFLAAIKEEGNPLPEAIKNNILSLGVFILNHTIDTELKPTPERLTVLITINRNIAEGLRNQG
- the flbT gene encoding flagellar biosynthesis repressor FlbT, with amino-acid sequence MALKIELKPGERFILGSSVITNGDHRTRLFISGDAPILREKDILTKETADTPAKRIYLVVQLIYLDQDSRPHQDLYFDLVDDFLKAAPSSFPLIDTINNKILTGSLYHALKDAKMLIDYEQELIGHAQSGGNGLPKNEPGRSQSPGPGGNPADESGGSAPDTKG
- a CDS encoding flagellin, coding for MSDITLSAGVRQNLLSLQKTADLMATTQNRLATGKKVNTALDNATNFFTASSLQARSNELSALMDGMSNGVKTLEAADNGLTSITKTLESMQSTLRQARQDKTFQTSTYTLGLGATPAGTEMLSFSGGSVGTTAVDVDLTTNTAAAATTASTATGLTGGTTLAAAGFANGETLIIGDGTDTVTYTVGTAATEDLDDLISAINLDANVDVTASIDPTTGAFTLTADDNTQAITVGGTGAIAGLAAQGVPAAVNEALTVDQIVASINSDVDLKGKVRATNDSGSLRIENQSTQELTVTGVTTTGTIDGDTGTSAIGGNTIRAELATQFNELRDQLDKLSDDASYNGVNLLRGDLLRLTFNETDTSTIDIQTKNAEALNSAYLNLGDIVAQDLDSDNDIDALISTVKAGLNTVRSQSSAFGSNLSIVENRRDFTKAMMNTLQTGADNLVLADGNEEAANMLALQTRQQLSSTALSLASQADQAPLQLF
- the flgK gene encoding flagellar hook-associated protein FlgK, yielding MGLSSALNTALYGLAFNQRQLDVTAANIASADTVGYTKKSVTASVYYGNDGQVIGVVGDQVNRSLDEQVQAQYRTSQADMEFINLMASYSSRVDELVGSLNDPGSLTQVMSDFVGSLADLASSPEDFTIRLTTMQNAKALASELNSATATIQRMRQDAETGISDTVDRINELVKNVGAIDQEIVLQKAGGFSATDLLDQRDRYLDELSGLVDLNIKEAENGSVRLHTTNGILLLDVYASDLRFDKRATISAESQWDADPALRGVGTLTLVAAGGSTTDLISTNGIGSGELGAYLAMRDDYLVTAQNQLDEIASQLSLALSNYTVPGTAAGGPNPAPAGFDIDLYNQLEKGNVATLTYTDVGSGESRTVSFVRVDDPSQLPLANSATANPSDTVFGIDFTAGTADTASIVAQIQTALGGTFTVSDEGGDVIRILDDGGTATSVTGLSANVTATGLTGEGTALPLFTDGVTNQSYTNALDGRDQKIGYAGRITVNRALAEDSSRLVIYETSPETLSGDPTRPQALYDALTKTAFQFDSASGIGTKTAPFNGSVVDYLTEMIAHQGALSAGIETSRAGQEVVSNNLRDRLDASSEVNIDEELARLIELQNAYSANARVMTIVQEMFDVLMRV